The Phocoena sinus isolate mPhoSin1 chromosome 8, mPhoSin1.pri, whole genome shotgun sequence nucleotide sequence ccccgcccccagggcTCTCACTCACCGAGCCGACCGTCAAGGCCCTTCTCCTCTCGGAGCATGAACCCGAAGCCCTGGGGCCCTTTCTCTAGATGCAGACAGCGGGGCTTGGTGGGCAGTGCCCAGCCCTCTGCCAGGGGTGCAGCCAGGGGCATTCCCAGCTGGCGACACTGTTCCTCCACCGCTGGCCCTGCCACCAGCAGGGTCACCTGCTTGCCACTCTGCCAAAGCTGTGGGGACCCAGCAGGGCATCAGCGTCAACTACCTGGGTagggagggcagaggcaggcacCTCCTCACAGCCCCTCTTCCCAGGTCCAGGAACGAGGCactagggaagggaggggagggcccAGCACAGAGTGTAAAGGGAAGGATGGCGACAGGTACAAGATCGGATCAGGCGATTAGGCGTGTGGAGGAGGGGTCTGCTTCCAGAGGCAGGGACCAGGCCCGAGGGGTGAGGACGGATGGGAAACAGGCAGTCATACCTTCTTGCTGAGTTGGTTATGCGTGAACTTCTCCACGCTGACCCCATTCACTTCTAGCAGCCGGGCCCCAGGGGGCACTCCTGCCTGCTCAGCTGCTCCTCCAGTGCTCAGCACTAACCAGAAAGGACCCCGATGTCCTGGAAGCACAAACAGCAAGCTTCTGCCCGCTTCTGCCCAGAGCAGGGCTGAGATCCCCATCCTGAGCCCTCCCGAGCTCCAAGCTCACCTTGGGTGATACTGAAGCCAAAGCCACCCTCGTCTTTCACTACGTGGCACAGCCGAGGCCGGACCCCTCGGCCGAGAGTGGGACAGAGGTGGGCATCGTTCCCCCGCTGAGCTCGGGCCACCTCATGCACGTGCTGCGCCAAAACCGTCAGCAACACCCGAGGACCGCTGGCCCGGATGCGGCGTATCACCTGAACAGTGGGCACACGGAGCGGGCTTGGGCTGGCCCCTCTTGCCAGCTTCCCCTCCCTGGAAGCTACACTTTTCACCACGGGAACCGGCTCTCTGGAGACCTTCACGCAACCATTCGGGCCTGGGTGTCCCTAAGTTCTGGGAGATGGGGGAGGTTGAGGCTTGGGTCCTGCCCCCATATACCCAGGGAGGTGACCAACCGGCTTCTGTCTCCCTGAGGTGCTATAGAATGTTCTCCTGTACCACAGGGGTCCCAGCCCAACCTCACCACTGAATAGTCTTCATGTTCCACGACATGGTTGTTCACCCCCAGGATCCAGTCTCCTTCCCGAAGACCCTGGCGCTGGGCAGAGGTGCCTGGCTCCACCCTGCACACCacatgcccagccctgccccgctGCTGCCGCAAGTGGAAGCCAAAACTCCTGCCCTCCTCTCTGTTCAGCAGATAGAAGCGAGGTCGTTCCAGGCTCCAGAGATCTGGAAGGGGAGGTGGGCAGCagaaaagggggaggagaggggacatGACCCAAGTACAAGTCACCTTGTGTCTGGCAGACCCTGCCCCTGTGATAGAACACCAGACAGGCTTCTGCCCAGTTAGGTATTGGGCAGGGGGACTGAACACGGACCAGGCAGAGTGGCGGGGACAGGAAATGCCTGGCCCCCTTCCACCTCCACATGGGTACTCCCACCAAGGCTGTTATCAGAGGGAGACAGAGTGAGTGGTTACCAAGGAGACGGGAAGCTGTGTGGAGCCCTGGTGGCTCTGGGGAAAGGAAACGGTTGCCCCAAGTGATGGGGGGTTACCAGAGGGCTCGTGGTCTTCAGCCAGGGAGAGCACAGGATTATCAATGCCCAGTTTGGGGTTAAACTCAAACTTCCTGCAAGGAAGCAAGTCAAGCAGGTAGGAGAAAACTGACATCCGGACTTGGGTCCCAGGCTCACCTTGAGGTGCTAATGGCTAATGGCAGCTGAAGAGCTTCCCCACCTTCAAGCCCTCCTCCCCTTGCCCCAATCCTTCACAGCACGGCACTTACGGGGCCAAGGAAGCTGTGTCCTGAAGATCTGCTGGGAAaagaaggggtgaggggaggagaggcacATTCTGCCCCCCCGGGACTCCTCTTCCATGGTCATTAACTGAAAGGACTTCGGGGAACCCCCAAATTCAGGACTCGCTCCAAAAGGGtgttcccttccccctccttcccctccccggGCAAGGCCTCCTGATACGCACAGAAGTCTGAGCATATCAGTACAGGGCGTGGACCAGGAAGGCAGACACATCCAACCACTCACCTCTCCCCTCCTAACTTCCAGTCTACGTGCCTCAGAGCTCCAAGCCCCAGTACCAAGTGTGTCCTGGTCCCAAAGCCTTCCAATCTGCCCTCTGCCCTAAAATCCCCCGCAGAGGATTTCTCCTGGCCTCTTACCTGCAGCTGCCTCCATGGTTGGATCAGCGAGCCAGGCTCAGTGTAGGGACAAGGTCCATCGAAACCAGCTGACCCTCCCACCTACCCCGCCACGTCCCGCCTCCTCCAAGACGCTGCCTTAGAAGCAGTCAGTAATGGTTAACGGGAGGAGAGTCTTGTCCTCTGGGGAAGTGTGTCTGTTCCTCCTGCCCTATTCTCGAGCCCCGACTTTCTCGGGAGACTCTGCTGCCGCCCCAGTCCCCCCTCTGCGCAGAGAAAGGTCACTGTAATTGCTGGGCACTGTAATTCCAAGCCTGGGATAAGAGTATGAGAAGGGGGACAGGAGCCCTATGGCCCAACGTGGCCTACCTCCATGCTGACGTCTTGTTCTTGCACCACGCTCAGGGCCTCTGAAACTAGTGCCCAAGAAACATCTGCAACAGAAAGTGGCCAGTGGTTTAACCAGAATGACCCAGAACAGTACCCTTTCTTGAAAGCAACAGGCAAAAAAGACTCCACAGTAGTTGGAAGACACAGCTCTTTAATGGCAGCAAGTCAGCACCCACGCCCCTAGGGGCCACCGAGCTTGGGTACAATTGTGAAGGGGAAACAAGGGTGAGGACACAGCAccagggagagaggaaagtggCCGCTGGCATCCTGGGGGTCCCAGGGTGTCCCCAGAAAGCATAAGGCAGGACGCGGAGGCCCACCAACACATCTGGATGGCAAGACCCCTGGCAAGGCCGACAAAAGAAGTGTGCCCCCTGGTGGCACAATCCGAGAGGAGATTGGTGGTGGTGCTACAGGACAATGTGGGGCCACCAAAACGCCACATCTTTCAGTCCTTCTAGCCGAAGGGAGGGGAAGCGTGTTCCATGATCCTGAAAACCCCAGACTTGGAAGCACTGGTTGGACACGCCCCAGGAGAGCAACTGGCACAGCTGTGCCCATTCCTTTGCCTCCAGCCCTGAAGGGATCTTTCTGGAAGCGGTAGTGCAAGCTAGGAGGCCACAGACAGAAGCGGCTTGGGGCCAGGGGACACACACTGCTGCTACTGTCTCAGCTTCCAGGGCCTCCCAGCTGCTCCAGGAGGGCCCTGACCTCGCCCTCCACTCGAAGCAGCTGGGCTTTGCGCCAAGGATTAAGGGTGGCTCCTCGGTTATCTTCCAGATCCCGCAGCAGAAGCTCCAGGTGGCGCCGGACCCGACCCCGATCCCAGCTGTTGAGGTTCCGCTGGACTTCACCCAGGATCACTGACCAGTACTCGGACACTGCTGTCCCCTCTGTCAGCGACACCACGACCCGGGCACCGCCCTCAGTGGTGCTCCCCAAGTCCCGCAGGGCCTGGCGGCACTCTGAGCTCAGCTCGTTGAAGTAGAGGCTGGCAGGAGAGAGGACAGTAGATGCTGTTCAGCTCTGAGAAGAAGGGGCAGAGGGCGGGTGGCCAGAGAGTAAGGGCCTCATAACTGTTCCCCTGGCTGTGAAATGCAACGGGGTAAGTGTTTGCAATAAGCCAGAGATGGAGGGTGGTGGCCACTGGGAGGCAGGGATGACGCTAGAATTCGGTGGGACCAGGGTCAATAGAAATGGGGCCACTAggaccctaggagaaatggtggtGGAGAATcagggcaggggaagggccaATCACcaagggtgggtggggagatgggagtGGAGGGCAAGACTCACTGCAGCAGCTCCAGGGAAGGGTGCTCCCGGGCAGCCTTGGCCAAGGCCAGGGCCGCTGTGTCGCCAGCGCCGTTGTAGGCCACATTCAGCTCCAGTAGCTGCTGGTTACGGTCTAGCTGGGCAGCCAGCAGCTCCAGGCCCTCATCCCCAAGGCCCGTGTGCAGCAGAGACAGGTGTTTCAGCGAGGTGTTTCCCGCCAGCCCCTCCACCAGCAGGGCCACGCCCGCCACCGTCAGCGGGTTGTTGGACAGCCTAGGGCCACAAGCACCCCAAGGTTATGAGGGCCCCTAGCAGATGCCCTGTGCTAAGCACCGGGACTTGGGCCAAAACAGTGCACCACTTGGGGCAGAGACCAGCCTGGACGCAGAGAAATGCAGGCCCAGGTAAAGAGGATGGAGAAACAGGGGTGAGGCTCACTGtagaggagggagggtggggtggaagccggcttctccctcccctcctcccgccTTCCATTCTCCTTTGAgactcccctcttccctctccctttcctcgtTACCATGTTCCTTCttgctccttttttcccccccttccaGCCCCTGCTTCATCCTCCCTTCCTGGttccccatccccctctccctccctcctcattcACTTCTCCTTCCTCCAACCCAAAATCAGGAACCCAGCGTCTGGGTCGCTAGTAAATCAGTCAACACTTTGGGAGCATCTACTGAGCGCCCAGCGTCAGGGTCATCCTTGTGAGGAGGCAGGGAAAATCCTGGGAGGGAATCAGTGGCGTCGTTACCAGGTAACCAACCTGGGTGTtattccaccccccaccccaggctgcttTTAGCCACGCAAGAGGCTTTCTTAGCACCCATTTATGGCTGGTGGCATCTTTCCCCCTGCTTGACTGCTTGTACTAGACGtcgtggggtggggagcaggtcAAGGTCTACACTCCCGCCTTCTTTACTACAGCATGGGTGCGCCTGTTCCAGGCATGTTGGGAGGTGGGGAGCTCACCCTTGACCTTAGCTGGCCAGCAGGATGGAGCCCCCTCCCAGGGCACTCACCGCAGGGTGGTAACTTGGCACTGGTCATGCAGCAGCAAGTCTCGGAGGTCCCTGCAGGCCTCAGGGCCCAGGCTGTTGAGTTGCAAGCTGCAGCAGAAGGTGGGCAGAGAGGAGGTGAGAAACCAAGGAAGGAGTTCGGCGTGGAGCCTGCCCACCCACCGGGCCCCTCCCTCACCATCCTGCCTCTTGTAGTCCACAGCTGTGTCCCCTCCTGTAGCTCTTGTCACCTCCACCCGTACCAGatctcaccccaccccctggtCCTTCCTCACTCCCTTTGCTTTCCCAAGCACCTTCTCTTCCACCCGTGCACGAGGACAGGGCCTCACCCCAGCTTCCGGGCACGCAGGAAGACAGGCCTGAGCGTGCGCAGCCCGGCAGGGTCCAGTTGGCAGGAGGCGAAGTTCACCTCGTCCAGGGCATGCCTTCCACTGCCCAGTACGGCTGCCACCACCATGCACTTGAGGGGTGTCATGCGCACGCCCGCCAGGCTGAGCTGGCGCAGGGAGCTGAGCACCTCGGCGGAGAAGCGCTGATTCTGGAACTCATAGTGGAAGAAGAGGTGGTCAAGGAGCTCCGAGGGGGGCAGCACCTGCCGGCCCAGCTTGCCCAGCTTCTTCTTGATGGCCTGGGCATTCTCCAGGGCATCCAGGGTCTTGATGGGGCAGCCGAGCTGAGCCAGCACTACCCGGTTATGGGCAGAGAGAAGCCCGCCCATGAACATGGGGAAAAGCTCGAAGACCTCATCCTCCGTGGGCTCGTCCGAGCGGCACCGGGGGCCCTCCACACCCAGGATACTGGCACCCATCTGGTCCAGGACGTCGTCATTGTAGTAGTCCTCCTCTCGGAACATCTCCAGCACCATGGCCTGGGCCACTGCCTCGCGGCTCTTACCTACCACACGCCCGAACACACGTGGAACCACCTGGAAGGGAAGCAGGGTGGGGGCGCTGCAGCCTACTGCGTGCTGTTCAGCCTTCTGGCCTAAGCTTAAGGTGCAGTCCTCCTGACTGCTCCAGCCTGGTGATCTCCCTTAAACTTGAGCACGACTCGTCCGATCATACTAATCCCCCTGCTGCAGCACCTTccgtggctccccactgcccatgTGGAATATAAAACTTTGCGGAATTTGGCCCCAATGTGACCTTTCCGGCGTCACCTCTCAACACTCTTCTCACGTACTCCAGACGCTGGgaaattccttctttttcccAAACCCCCCGTACATTTTCAAGCCCAAGCGTGGTGGGAAGGAGTTAGCATATGTTATGCATTCAGCTTGGTACCGGGCTCGGTGGTTTAAGTAAATCACCATCTTCAACATCACCGTCGTCATCACAGCAGCGATGACGGATGCCGCTCCTACTGCTTCAGACCCTGCACGATTTGGCCTCATGAAATAAAATTCGTATTTTaaggaaagacaagaaaaatttaaacatgaaatttttctctgcccctttgggcctcctccctcccctccagtgtGCATTGTACATCTGCACTATGCATTTAACCAGACCTCCCCAAGGGCAGAAATACCCGCTCAATCATAAAGAtcactttttctccttctggcgCCGGCCATGTAactccttagaagataacattcctttctcaatcctGTAAGGGGTCACAGTGAGCCACCACTCGCCTTGTATATGCAGACATCTTCGGTGAACTTTATGTACAATGCCAATATATCATTTTCCTTAAAGATAGAGATTGGTGCAAAACAGACTGCTCAGAGACCTGAGGAGATACTGGGCCTCACCTTGTGGAAGATCTTAGCTTCAATACTTACTTATGATCCTATTAATACTACTAGCTATATTACTTGTATTTGCCTATTTTGTAAGATTGctgtttcttgcattaccaaatgtgtgactgagcctcagATAAAATTAacgatgaggggcttccctggtgctgcagtggttgagagtctgcctgccgatgcaggggacacgggttcgtgccccgatccgggaaggtcccacatgccgcggagcggctggacccgtgagccatggccgctgagcctgcgcgtccggagcctgtgctccgcaacgggagaggccacaacagtgagaggcccgcgtaccacacacacaaaaaaattaacgATGATTAGGTGACTTGAAACAATTGATCAAATATATAGTTCTATAAGATGAAGGACTAtaatagtgtaactctagataAGGGAAGAAACAACAAGAGGGAACCGTTCCTTGGATCACAACGGACTAGTAAGAGGTCCAGAGGATTTGGGCTACTGTTAATAGGGTCTAGTCCCCTAATAGCACATTGAGTGACCTATCGATGAAATCCTTGCCTGACCTGGGAATGAGCATTCctagtgctgtgtaacaaataggtcacgaaatgcctcccaaaccttGGTTGAAACTAAGACTGAAAGGGAAGggattgtaaaataaagaatgttgcccaccacCCAATTCTACAAAGtcaagtcattagccactgcagtcactggcTACAATAACcttgaaaggaattcagggcGAAGATGAGGATAAGGTACTTTGTGCTTtgggaaaactgacagaactggTCCTTAGATACTTCAGGAGAAATTTTTACGAGCCCGGAttcttgcatctttccatacttagaaaagcactaaaaccattaactgaGATGTCTGTGCCTCGTGACTAGGTGCGATGTGTGTTTGATCACACATACCCCCGttgccaaaatcacatatattgaATACGTTGGCCTCCCTCTTTATGTCTTTGGAATAGTTCTCAAAACTCTCTGAGAGactgtctcctgggttataatcctcagatTGGCTTgaattaaaatttccatttctttcttagatgtGTTAGGGAACCGTTGACTAAAACCACTGTCCTTGGCCAGGCACGATGATGaccacttgcatgagttgtcTCGCAACAGGAGTTGCCAATAAGGAACAGGGTGCTGCTGTCAAAAACTGGAGAATTCAGGAGGGGccaaaaagagggaggagatgccagCCCCATAATattgtcctaccaacctcccagaatccttggTGCTGGAATCCATCTTTGCTGAGACAcgtgtgccaccaggaaggaccttGAGTCAGACTAAATAGGGGCCAAGCAAGATGaatggccagagacaacccagaaagtaaccccattaccataaaacctgagactacaagccacgtggcagagcagttctcctgggttcccttacacCACTGCTGTCTGCCTGGGTggcccttcccaataaagtcttttgctttgtcagtacatgtgtctcctcagacaattgaTTTCCGAGTGCTACACAAGCACTTGCTctcagggacatccctggtggtgcagtggttaagaatccacctgccaatgcaggggacacgggttcgagccctggtccgggaagatcccacatgccgcggagcaactaagcccgtgcaccacaactactgagcccgtgctgtagagcccgcgagccacaactactgaagcccgcgcgcctagagcccgtgctccgcaacaagagaaaccaccgcaatgagaagcccgtgctccgcaacaaagagtagcccccgctcactgcaactacagaaagcccgcgcacagcaacaaagacccaatgcagcctaaataaataaataaatttatttaaaaaacagctcgctctcaggccctggaaggggtcccgtTCTGGCAACAGATGAACTATTGATCAATTTTTCATTGACAGGCCCCTGTCAGCCACGGCGCCTTCATGACAGCCTCTCACCCTCGCTCACTCTGCTCCTGTCCTCtcggcttctctctctctctctcttttttgttttttgttttttgacggTGCCAAGATTGTTCCTCCTTCAAAGCTGTGCCCTCTTCCTGGAGTgttcccccccacacacccagTTCTGGCTAATCCTCCAGGGATCAGATTAAAAGCCCTTTCTGCAGAGAGGCTTTACTTATCCCCCCAAACcaggtcccccctccccccttacACACTTCCATAGCACCTGGAACTTTGTTTTCCAGGCACTTCCCAGAATTTTTAATCACATGGTTATGTTGACATGTTTATGTTGAGACTGTATGATTAGAAAAGGCAGAAACCTGGGGTTCTGTTGCTTTTTCCTCCGAATCTAACACACTGCctggcactcaaatatttgttgaagaactgAATGTTTGGGAGGTTGGCGACATCAGCTGCCATCCTTGCAATGGttctgaaaggaaaggagaggtcCATTCCTCTGGCAAGAGCCACCAGGTTGTTTTGTGGCACCTCCTCTCAtgtgttttcttcactttttacaGGCGAGGTTCCCACCATGGAGGTTAtagtgcccctcccccaacaagcATCTGGAGACAAGACACAAAAACTGTCACTCTGGGAAAATGAATCAATAGGCTCATAAAGAAACAGATGGGACCCATCCTCTGCTAGGCAACCCTCCCTCCGAGAGGGCTTAGGGGTGTGGTGTCCCCTTAAGTAACTGAGTGGCTTTCTGAATCCTGTCAGGAGACCACAGCCTCTCACTGCAATCCAGATGAGGCAAGCACATCCTCAAAGAGGTGGGTGGCCTCAGCAATGGCCATTACCTGCCTGCCTGAGGCAATGGTGTAAGAAGGGATGGGCTGCCTGAGACTGCTTTTGTGTTTAACAAACAATTAAATagcgcttactatgtgccaggtcctgcAGATGAagacatttaatcctcatattgGGCCAATGATATAGATTCtattattatctattattattcatttaacagataaggaccttggggcacagagaggttaagtaacttgtacaaggtcacacagctagtaagtggcagagcctggatctGAACCAGGTAGCTGCGTTACAGAATCCCTGTTTTTACCCTGAGGCTTTGCAGcctataaaaaggaaaacttgttAAAATGTTGTCAGCTCACCAGGGCTCTGCTTCCCCAAGACCGATTACTGAAACATTTCTAAAGAGGACCAGGGTTACCTAGCAAGGCGCCATAGCTTCCTAGAAATATCCATAGTACATCAATAAAGTTTGGCGGAAAGAGCACAGGATTCAGAACCATAAAACCTGCACTCAGATCCCAGTTATTCTCCTTACTATCTGAGTGACCTTGGTCACGTTACTTAGCCTCTgtgagctccagtttcctcatctataaaagggatcatagggcttccctggtggcgcagtggttaagaatccgcctgccaacgcaggagacatgggttcgagccctggtccgggaagatcccacatgtcgcggagcaactaag carries:
- the PDZD3 gene encoding Na(+)/H(+) exchange regulatory cofactor NHE-RF4 isoform X3: MEAAADLQDTASLAPKFEFNPKLGIDNPVLSLAEDHEPSDLWSLERPRFYLLNREEGRSFGFHLRQQRGRAGHVVCRVEPGTSAQRQGLREGDWILGVNNHVVEHEDYSVGHPGPNGCVKVSREPVPVVKSVASREGKLARGASPSPLRVPTVQVIRRIRASGPRVLLTVLAQHVHEVARAQRGNDAHLCPTLGRGVRPRLCHVVKDEGGFGFSITQGHRGPFWLVLSTGGAAEQAGVPPGARLLEVNGVSVEKFTHNQLSKKLWQSGKQVTLLVAGPAVEEQCRQLGMPLAAPLAEGWALPTKPRCLHLEKGPQGFGFMLREEKGLDGRLGQFLWQVDPGLPAEKAGMQAGDRLVAVAGESVEGLGHEETVSKIRAQGSCVSLIVVDPEADRFFNMVRLSPLLFLESTEAPDSPQDTGSASLVETRDPPVEDTTVPRGFRQCFLYPGPGGGYGFRLSCVASGPHLFISQVTLGGSAARAGLQMGDVILEVNGNPMGGENDLERLQQLAEAEPPLCLKLAARSQQGLEAWIPPGSGEDWTVASDLL
- the PDZD3 gene encoding Na(+)/H(+) exchange regulatory cofactor NHE-RF4 isoform X4 is translated as MEAAADLQDTASLAPKFEFNPKLGIDNPVLSLAEDHEPSDLWSLERPRFYLLNREEGRSFGFHLRQQRGRAGHVVCRVEPGTSAQRQGLREGDWILGVNNHVVEHEDYSVVIRRIRASGPRVLLTVLAQHVHEVARAQRGNDAHLCPTLGRGVRPRLCHVVKDEGGFGFSITQGHRGPFWLVLSTGGAAEQAGVPPGARLLEVNGVSVEKFTHNQLSKKLWQSGKQVTLLVAGPAVEEQCRQLGMPLAAPLAEGWALPTKPRCLHLEKGPQGFGFMLREEKGLDGRLGQFLWQVDPGLPAEKAGMQAGDRLVAVAGESVEGLGHEETVSKIRAQGSCVSLIVVDPEADRFFNMVRLSPLLFLESTEAPDSPQDTGSASLVETRDPPVEDTTVPRGFRQCFLYPGPGGGYGFRLSCVASGPHLFISQVTLGGSAARAGLQMGDVILEVNGNPMGGENDLERLQQLAEAEPPLCLKLAARSQQGLEAWIPPGSGEDWTVASDLL
- the PDZD3 gene encoding Na(+)/H(+) exchange regulatory cofactor NHE-RF4 isoform X2 → MCLPSWSTPCTDMLRLLCVSGGLARGGEGGGREHPFGASPEFGGSPKSFQLMTMEEESRGGRMCLSSPHPFFSQQIFRTQLPWPHLWSLERPRFYLLNREEGRSFGFHLRQQRGRAGHVVCRVEPGTSAQRQGLREGDWILGVNNHVVEHEDYSVVIRRIRASGPRVLLTVLAQHVHEVARAQRGNDAHLCPTLGRGVRPRLCHVVKDEGGFGFSITQGHRGPFWLVLSTGGAAEQAGVPPGARLLEVNGVSVEKFTHNQLSKKLWQSGKQVTLLVAGPAVEEQCRQLGMPLAAPLAEGWALPTKPRCLHLEKGPQGFGFMLREEKGLDGRLGQFLWQVDPGLPAEKAGMQAGDRLVAVAGESVEGLGHEETVSKIRAQGSCVSLIVVDPEADRFFNMVRLSPLLFLESTEAPDSPQDTGSASLVETRDPPVEDTTVPRGFRQCFLYPGPGGGYGFRLSCVASGPHLFISQVTLGGSAARAGLQMGDVILEVNGNPMGGENDLERLQQLAEAEPPLCLKLAARSQQGLEAWIPPGSGEDWTVASDLL
- the NLRX1 gene encoding NLR family member X1 isoform X3, producing the protein MAAAGSCLLFVLHGLEHLNLDFRLAGTGLCSDPEESEAPAAIIVNLLRKYMLPEASILVTTRPSAIGRIPSKYVGRYGEICGFSDTNLQKLYFQLRFKQPDCGHGAGGFSATPAQRDHLVQMLSRNLEGHHQIATACFLPSYCWLVCATLHFLHAPTPAGQTLTSIYTSFLHLNFSGEMLDSTDPSKLSLMAYAARTMGKLAYEGVSSRKTYFSEEDVRGCLEAGIQTEEEFQLLHVFRRDALRFFLAPCVEPGHLGTFVFTVPAMQEYLAALYIVLGLRKTTLQRVGKEVAELVGRVGEDVSLVLGIMAKLLPLRALPLLFNLLKVVPRVFGRVVGKSREAVAQAMVLEMFREEDYYNDDVLDQMGASILGVEGPRCRSDEPTEDEVFELFPMFMGGLLSAHNRVVLAQLGCPIKTLDALENAQAIKKKLGKLGRQVLPPSELLDHLFFHYEFQNQRFSAEVLSSLRQLSLAGVRMTPLKCMVVAAVLGSGRHALDEVNFASCQLDPAGLRTLRPVFLRARKLGLQLNSLGPEACRDLRDLLLHDQCQVTTLRLSNNPLTVAGVALLVEGLAGNTSLKHLSLLHTGLGDEGLELLAAQLDRNQQLLELNVAYNGAGDTAALALAKAAREHPSLELLHLYFNELSSECRQALRDLGSTTEGGARVVVSLTEGTAVSEYWSVILGEVQRNLNSWDRGRVRRHLELLLRDLEDNRGATLNPWRKAQLLRVEGEVRALLEQLGGPGS
- the PDZD3 gene encoding Na(+)/H(+) exchange regulatory cofactor NHE-RF4 isoform X1, producing MCLPSWSTPCTDMLRLLCVSGGLARGGEGGGREHPFGASPEFGGSPKSFQLMTMEEESRGGRMCLSSPHPFFSQQIFRTQLPWPHLWSLERPRFYLLNREEGRSFGFHLRQQRGRAGHVVCRVEPGTSAQRQGLREGDWILGVNNHVVEHEDYSVGHPGPNGCVKVSREPVPVVKSVASREGKLARGASPSPLRVPTVQVIRRIRASGPRVLLTVLAQHVHEVARAQRGNDAHLCPTLGRGVRPRLCHVVKDEGGFGFSITQGHRGPFWLVLSTGGAAEQAGVPPGARLLEVNGVSVEKFTHNQLSKKLWQSGKQVTLLVAGPAVEEQCRQLGMPLAAPLAEGWALPTKPRCLHLEKGPQGFGFMLREEKGLDGRLGQFLWQVDPGLPAEKAGMQAGDRLVAVAGESVEGLGHEETVSKIRAQGSCVSLIVVDPEADRFFNMVRLSPLLFLESTEAPDSPQDTGSASLVETRDPPVEDTTVPRGFRQCFLYPGPGGGYGFRLSCVASGPHLFISQVTLGGSAARAGLQMGDVILEVNGNPMGGENDLERLQQLAEAEPPLCLKLAARSQQGLEAWIPPGSGEDWTVASDLL